A part of Actinobaculum sp. 313 genomic DNA contains:
- a CDS encoding DUF664 domain-containing protein, producing the protein MFKSILIDGLSRTQQTFHGVLAGISADDANWQPTPSSNSITWQAWHAAREIDMQIAGLAGTSDVWTSQGWVDRFALDLPRDAHGYGQTADEVARVVVADTALLTGYYDAVVAAANQYISSLTEQSLAEVIDRAWDPPVTRAVRIVSIIDDAAQHAGQAAYLKGLLAALGDCGDDDDEDSSVL; encoded by the coding sequence ATGTTCAAGTCGATTCTCATTGACGGACTGTCCCGCACGCAGCAAACCTTCCACGGTGTCCTCGCCGGAATCAGTGCCGACGACGCCAACTGGCAGCCCACTCCCAGCTCCAACTCCATCACCTGGCAGGCTTGGCACGCGGCACGGGAGATCGACATGCAGATCGCCGGCTTGGCGGGAACGAGTGACGTGTGGACGAGTCAGGGATGGGTGGACCGTTTCGCATTGGACCTTCCCCGTGACGCTCATGGGTACGGGCAAACGGCGGATGAGGTCGCCCGAGTGGTCGTGGCTGATACGGCACTTCTCACCGGCTACTACGACGCCGTCGTCGCCGCGGCGAATCAGTACATCAGCTCGCTCACCGAGCAGTCGCTGGCAGAGGTGATTGATCGCGCCTGGGATCCGCCGGTTACTCGGGCGGTTCGTATTGTCAGCATTATTGACGACGCCGCACAACACGCGGGGCAGGCCGCATATCTGAAGGGGCTGCTAGCCGCCTTGGGAGACTGCGGTGACGATGACGACGAAGACAGTTCGGTGCTGTAG
- the ndk gene encoding nucleoside-diphosphate kinase — MNTERILILIKPDGVRRQLVGEVLRRIEAKGYVLENIGWREADRELLQEHYSDLVDKPFFPDIAAYMESGPIVAAIFSGSRVIEGVRNLCGVTDPTAAAPGTIRGDLARDWGTGNIENIIHASDSPENAEKEIALWFPGE, encoded by the coding sequence ATGAACACGGAACGAATCCTTATTCTGATCAAGCCGGACGGTGTGCGCAGGCAACTCGTGGGCGAGGTTTTGCGTCGCATTGAAGCCAAGGGCTACGTGCTGGAGAACATCGGTTGGCGCGAGGCTGATCGGGAACTCCTTCAGGAGCACTACAGCGATTTAGTTGATAAGCCCTTCTTCCCGGATATTGCCGCTTATATGGAATCGGGCCCAATTGTGGCCGCCATTTTCTCCGGCAGCCGGGTGATCGAAGGTGTGCGGAATCTTTGTGGTGTCACCGATCCCACCGCGGCAGCTCCGGGCACGATTCGGGGCGATCTGGCTCGTGACTGGGGAACCGGCAACATCGAGAACATTATCCATGCCTCCGACAGTCCAGAGAACGCTGAGAAAGAGATCGCTCTCTGGTTCCCGGGCGAATAG
- a CDS encoding SDR family oxidoreductase, which produces MARGRVLVTGASTGIGEATARRLVADGFEVIATARRLGRIKELGRQIGCEFCPADLTDDDSVANLMKFLALQEPLTALVNVAGGAIGVDPVAEANIDAWQAMYDKNVLGTLRLTKAVLPMLRESGGDIVFVTSVAAHEAYRGGAGYTAAKHAEAMIPQTLRLELLGEQVRVIEIAPGLVKTPEFSLNRLGDVDAAQAVYRGIDEPLLAEDIADVIAWALTRPRHVNIDSVTVRPVAQATASLFARGGTSQGELPSDDLAAADE; this is translated from the coding sequence ATGGCACGCGGACGGGTGCTGGTAACAGGGGCGTCAACGGGAATCGGTGAGGCGACGGCCCGTCGGCTGGTGGCGGACGGGTTCGAGGTGATCGCCACCGCGCGTAGGTTGGGGCGAATCAAGGAACTGGGCAGGCAGATCGGGTGTGAGTTCTGCCCCGCAGATCTCACCGACGACGATTCGGTGGCCAACCTCATGAAGTTCCTGGCCCTGCAGGAGCCGCTGACCGCCTTGGTCAACGTGGCCGGTGGAGCCATCGGGGTTGACCCGGTGGCGGAGGCAAATATCGACGCCTGGCAGGCCATGTACGACAAGAACGTGCTCGGCACGCTACGGCTGACAAAGGCGGTTTTGCCCATGCTGCGCGAGAGTGGCGGCGATATCGTCTTCGTGACATCGGTGGCGGCCCACGAGGCCTATCGCGGGGGTGCAGGCTACACCGCGGCGAAACATGCGGAGGCCATGATCCCGCAAACCCTGCGGCTGGAGTTGCTCGGTGAGCAGGTGCGAGTCATCGAAATAGCGCCGGGGCTGGTGAAAACACCGGAGTTCTCACTGAACAGGCTGGGCGATGTCGACGCGGCACAGGCCGTGTACCGGGGAATTGATGAGCCACTACTGGCGGAGGATATTGCCGATGTCATTGCCTGGGCGCTGACTCGGCCCCGGCACGTCAATATCGATTCGGTCACCGTTCGGCCCGTCGCCCAGGCCACGGCGTCACTCTTCGCTCGTGGCGGCACGTCGCAGGGCGAACTGCCCTCCGATGATCTTGCCGCAGCGGACGAGTGA
- a CDS encoding folylpolyglutamate synthase/dihydrofolate synthase family protein, whose product MSKANSDTPEGLARQAELDAQVEAIYQDIISRAPEHKVQPSLERVRDCLDMMGNPQRSFHAIHVTGTNGKTSAARMIEALLRERGLRTGRFTSPHLESVRERIAVDGQAISREDFVATWDDVEPFIALADAKSQQAGGPRLSFFEVLTAMAYAAFANAPVEVAVVEVGMGGLWDATNVIDADVAVLTPISHDHERWLGNELSGIAREKLGIVKPGSVLVCAAQPEEIADMPAQRCRDVGARLISAGPTLRVLSRETAVGGQLVTVQTPAAVYEDIPLGLRGEFQAENAALAITAVEAFFDGSALSGDVVEHAFMAVSSPGRMEVVRNSPTVVIDAAHNPHGALATARALPEYFPGRLVGVIAMMADKDVEGVLGVLEPVLAEIVVTGMPSERAMPAEELAAAAHDVFGADRVHLEEDLLSAIDLAAARAESDDSQPMTAPAVVVLGSVQLIGRVRQLLGKNSVDGA is encoded by the coding sequence GTGAGTAAGGCGAATTCAGACACTCCGGAAGGTCTGGCTCGGCAGGCGGAGCTTGACGCCCAGGTCGAGGCAATTTATCAGGATATAATCTCCCGTGCCCCCGAGCATAAGGTGCAGCCATCATTGGAGCGGGTGCGCGACTGCCTTGACATGATGGGCAATCCGCAGCGTTCATTTCACGCCATTCACGTCACCGGAACCAATGGCAAGACCTCGGCGGCGCGGATGATTGAGGCCCTGCTGCGGGAACGCGGCCTGCGAACCGGACGGTTCACCTCCCCACACCTGGAGAGCGTCCGTGAGCGGATCGCCGTTGACGGGCAGGCGATCTCCCGGGAGGATTTTGTTGCCACATGGGATGACGTCGAGCCCTTCATTGCACTGGCGGACGCGAAGTCGCAGCAGGCCGGAGGGCCGCGGCTCAGCTTCTTCGAGGTGCTTACCGCGATGGCATACGCCGCTTTCGCCAATGCGCCGGTGGAGGTCGCCGTCGTGGAAGTCGGGATGGGCGGACTCTGGGACGCAACTAATGTCATCGATGCGGACGTCGCCGTCCTGACGCCGATTTCCCATGATCACGAGCGGTGGTTGGGCAACGAATTGAGTGGTATTGCGCGGGAGAAGTTGGGCATCGTGAAGCCGGGCAGTGTGCTCGTGTGCGCCGCGCAGCCCGAAGAGATCGCTGATATGCCTGCGCAGCGGTGCCGGGACGTTGGCGCCAGGTTGATTTCGGCTGGTCCAACCCTGCGAGTTCTCTCCCGCGAAACCGCAGTGGGCGGGCAGCTTGTCACAGTGCAGACTCCGGCGGCGGTATACGAAGATATTCCTCTTGGACTGCGCGGAGAGTTTCAAGCGGAGAATGCGGCCTTGGCGATCACAGCGGTTGAGGCTTTCTTTGACGGGTCGGCACTGAGCGGCGACGTCGTCGAGCATGCCTTTATGGCGGTGAGTTCGCCCGGACGAATGGAAGTGGTGCGTAACTCGCCCACGGTTGTTATCGATGCTGCGCACAATCCGCACGGTGCGCTCGCCACGGCACGTGCCTTGCCAGAGTACTTCCCGGGGCGGCTTGTCGGTGTGATTGCAATGATGGCGGATAAGGATGTCGAGGGCGTGCTCGGCGTGCTTGAACCGGTGCTGGCGGAAATTGTGGTCACCGGCATGCCATCGGAGCGTGCCATGCCCGCCGAGGAACTGGCGGCAGCAGCTCATGACGTATTCGGAGCCGACCGTGTGCACCTCGAGGAGGATCTCCTCTCCGCCATTGACCTCGCCGCTGCACGCGCAGAATCCGACGATTCACAGCCCATGACGGCCCCTGCCGTGGTGGTACTCGGATCGGTACAACTCATCGGGCGGGTGCGGCAGCTGTTGGGAAAGAACTCCGTGGACGGAGCGTAA
- the ileS gene encoding isoleucine--tRNA ligase, which produces MADYPLHRDGDVEASPRFPQLEESVLTYWKQDGTFQASIDQRPSGPDGSNEFVFYDGPPFANGLPHYGHLLTGYVKDLVARYQTQRGKKVDRVFGWDTHGLPAELEAERELGIEDKSEIEAMGIDKFNDACRTSVLKYTKEWEDYVNRQARWVDFEKGYKTLDTDYIESVIWAFKQLYDKGLAYEGYRVLPYCWHDETPLSNHELRMDDTYRDRQDQTVTVGMRMADTGELLLIWTTTPWTLPSNSAVAVGPQVDYVTVVVSSELDSPVAGERVIIARDRVAAYAKELGEEPQILEQYKGTELVGRRYHPIFDYFTGRGEETPGPNAWTVIPADYVTTEDGTGLVHLAPAFGEDDMIACQAVGIGTVVPVGEDGRFTSEVPDYEGELVFDANRPIIRDLRDASGPLSRRPEQERSVLVQEKNYVHSYPHCWRCREPLIYRAVSSWFVAVTKFRDRMVELNEGIMWVPDHIKEGQFGHWLAGARDWSISRNRYWGTPITVWKSDDPQYPRVDVYGSLAELERDFGRLPRNPQGEVDLHRPYIDELTRPNPDDPTGKSTMRRISDVLDCWFDSGSMPFAQKHYPFENKEWFENHFPGDFIVEYIGQTRGWFYTLHVLSTALFDSRAFTTCVSHGIVLGDDGQKASKSLRNYPDPTEMFDTYGSDPVRWTLMSSTILRGGNLSVSEEGIRESVRSIELPLWNSWYFFALYAQTCAKGQGYLAQAINLSDPQALADLEVMDRYLLASTKDLADTVRSRLDEYEIPGAAQSIRDYLDVLTNWYVRTQRDRFWAEDHRAFDTLYTALEVLCRVMAPLFPLVTEEIWRGLTGGRSVHLTDWPELPDAVANPVLVAQMDEVRAVVSAAHSLRKTNKLRVRQPLRSLRVVSTADLSAYRALIASEVNVKDVILEDPETCGLTVTRELAVLPRELDPAVRKQTSALFKAAREGAWEETSNGVLLHTDPAVELTEGQYTLTTSVSADEGSVAAVLASGSFVVLDTQLDAELEAEGYARDVVRAVQEERKTAGLHVADRIALTLRVPDERVEGVRSHLEFIATETLALQADVAGGVTSLEVDVAKMEN; this is translated from the coding sequence ATGGCCGACTACCCGCTTCACCGTGACGGAGACGTTGAGGCATCCCCGCGCTTCCCACAGCTGGAAGAAAGCGTTCTCACCTACTGGAAGCAGGATGGGACGTTCCAGGCGTCGATAGACCAGCGCCCGAGCGGTCCGGACGGCTCCAATGAGTTCGTCTTCTACGACGGCCCGCCCTTCGCCAACGGACTCCCACATTACGGGCACCTTCTGACCGGCTACGTGAAGGACCTCGTCGCCCGCTATCAGACGCAACGCGGAAAGAAAGTAGACCGCGTATTCGGGTGGGACACGCACGGTCTTCCGGCCGAGCTGGAAGCCGAACGCGAGCTAGGCATCGAAGACAAGTCCGAAATCGAAGCCATGGGCATCGACAAATTCAACGATGCCTGCCGCACCTCCGTGCTCAAATACACCAAGGAGTGGGAGGACTACGTCAACCGTCAGGCACGCTGGGTGGACTTCGAAAAAGGTTACAAGACGCTTGACACGGACTACATCGAATCCGTGATCTGGGCATTCAAACAGCTGTATGACAAGGGTCTGGCATACGAGGGCTATCGAGTCCTGCCATACTGCTGGCACGATGAGACGCCGCTGTCCAACCACGAGCTCCGTATGGATGACACCTACCGTGACCGGCAGGATCAGACGGTCACCGTTGGTATGCGCATGGCGGACACTGGTGAACTACTGCTGATCTGGACGACGACGCCGTGGACCCTTCCGTCCAATTCGGCCGTGGCCGTGGGGCCGCAGGTGGACTACGTAACCGTGGTGGTGAGTTCGGAACTTGACTCGCCCGTCGCCGGTGAACGCGTCATCATCGCCCGCGACCGTGTGGCTGCTTACGCAAAAGAACTCGGTGAAGAACCGCAGATCCTTGAACAGTACAAGGGCACAGAACTGGTCGGGCGGCGTTACCACCCGATTTTCGACTATTTCACGGGACGCGGCGAAGAGACTCCCGGACCGAACGCTTGGACGGTAATCCCCGCCGACTACGTCACGACGGAAGACGGCACCGGCCTTGTCCACCTTGCCCCGGCCTTCGGCGAGGATGACATGATCGCCTGCCAGGCAGTCGGCATCGGCACGGTTGTTCCGGTGGGGGAGGACGGCCGATTCACCTCGGAAGTCCCGGACTACGAAGGTGAACTCGTCTTCGATGCGAATCGTCCCATCATCCGCGACCTGCGTGATGCATCCGGCCCGCTGAGCCGACGACCGGAGCAGGAAAGGTCGGTGCTCGTACAGGAGAAGAACTACGTGCACTCCTATCCGCACTGCTGGCGCTGCCGAGAGCCTCTGATCTACCGCGCCGTTTCCTCTTGGTTCGTCGCGGTCACCAAGTTCCGCGACCGTATGGTCGAACTGAACGAGGGCATCATGTGGGTGCCGGACCATATCAAGGAGGGACAGTTCGGGCACTGGCTGGCCGGTGCGCGTGACTGGTCAATCTCCCGAAACCGCTACTGGGGCACACCGATCACTGTGTGGAAGTCGGACGATCCGCAGTATCCTCGTGTCGACGTCTACGGTTCTCTGGCAGAGCTGGAACGGGACTTCGGTCGACTGCCACGCAATCCGCAGGGAGAGGTGGATCTGCATCGTCCGTATATCGATGAACTGACCCGCCCCAATCCGGATGATCCGACCGGAAAGTCAACCATGCGGAGAATCAGCGATGTCCTGGACTGCTGGTTCGATTCGGGTTCCATGCCATTTGCGCAAAAGCACTACCCGTTCGAGAACAAGGAGTGGTTCGAGAATCACTTCCCGGGAGACTTCATCGTCGAGTACATCGGCCAGACGCGCGGTTGGTTCTATACGCTACACGTGCTTTCCACCGCGCTTTTCGACTCCCGTGCCTTCACCACCTGTGTCTCCCACGGCATCGTTTTGGGCGACGACGGGCAGAAGGCATCCAAGTCGCTGCGCAACTACCCGGATCCCACCGAGATGTTTGATACCTACGGCTCCGATCCGGTGCGTTGGACACTGATGAGTTCCACCATTCTGCGAGGCGGCAACCTGTCCGTCTCCGAGGAAGGCATCCGCGAGTCCGTGCGGTCAATCGAGCTGCCGCTGTGGAACTCGTGGTACTTCTTCGCGCTTTACGCACAGACCTGCGCCAAGGGGCAGGGGTATCTCGCTCAGGCGATCAATCTGTCCGATCCGCAGGCCTTGGCCGATCTTGAAGTGATGGACCGCTACCTCTTGGCCTCCACCAAGGACCTGGCCGACACCGTGCGTAGCCGACTTGATGAATACGAGATCCCCGGGGCGGCGCAAAGCATCCGCGACTACCTGGACGTACTGACCAATTGGTATGTGCGTACCCAGCGTGACCGCTTCTGGGCGGAAGACCATCGGGCATTCGACACGCTTTACACAGCGCTGGAGGTGCTGTGCCGCGTCATGGCGCCACTGTTCCCGTTGGTGACAGAGGAGATTTGGCGTGGATTGACCGGTGGACGATCCGTTCACCTCACCGATTGGCCGGAGCTTCCAGATGCCGTTGCCAACCCGGTGCTCGTTGCGCAGATGGACGAGGTCCGCGCGGTTGTATCTGCGGCCCATTCGCTGCGCAAGACGAACAAGCTGCGTGTGCGCCAACCTCTGCGGTCCCTGCGGGTCGTCTCGACGGCGGATCTCTCCGCCTACCGTGCGCTGATCGCGTCCGAAGTCAACGTGAAAGATGTGATCCTGGAAGATCCAGAGACCTGCGGTTTGACGGTGACACGGGAGCTGGCTGTGCTTCCGCGTGAGCTGGATCCCGCGGTCCGCAAGCAAACCTCGGCACTGTTCAAGGCGGCGCGAGAGGGTGCTTGGGAAGAGACGAGCAACGGTGTGCTACTGCATACCGATCCGGCGGTTGAACTGACCGAAGGGCAGTACACGCTGACCACATCGGTGTCGGCCGACGAAGGGTCAGTGGCTGCAGTCCTGGCCTCCGGTTCCTTCGTCGTGTTGGATACGCAACTCGACGCCGAATTGGAGGCAGAGGGATACGCCCGCGACGTCGTGCGCGCGGTCCAGGAGGAACGCAAGACCGCCGGGCTACACGTGGCCGACCGGATCGCCCTCACCTTGCGCGTACCCGATGAGCGAGTGGAAGGCGTGCGCAGTCACCTGGAGTTCATCGCGACGGAGACACTTGCCCTGCAGGCGGATGTCGCCGGTGGGGTGACGTCCCTTGAGGTGGACGTCGCAAAAATGGAGAACTGA